Part of the Octopus sinensis unplaced genomic scaffold, ASM634580v1 Contig02101, whole genome shotgun sequence genome is shown below.
GTGTGTAGTAGTTATTTTGCATGACTTGTATGAGTTTTCAACATATTAAAAAGCAATAAgcatgtgaatgtgtttatatttttatcaattacatcaacttctAATTTCCCGatgtaacaaataaaacataaattataACGAAACCAATGTGACAATGCAGTGGGACAATGCAGTGGACAATGCAGTGGGACAATGCAGTGGGACACGTGTGAATGACATTGTAAGTGGAAGTTCCAAAACGATGGATAAAGTGTTTGTCAggggtgtttttttctgtgttttacatttttttttctttaattttcctttttctgttttccccTTTATCAACAAGCCGTCTGGCTGTGCATATAAGTTGTGGTGGAATTCACAGTGCTTTGAAAGTTGTACATAACAGAAGATCCGGGCGTGTTAAGGACGTCATAAGGTTTTGGTGTACACCAGCAAAATAAATATCGATTATAGTATTTTCGAAACTGGTTGCTTAAGAAATAAAGAGCGAACGGGTTAACACAAGAATTTATGAAGGCCATACAAAAACTGACAATTTTGAACATCATCCAAAACGGATTGAATTCTTCATCGAAATAAAAATACCAGAAGAGATAAATATGTCTGGGGAGCCAGCAGATAGCAAATAACACGACAAACGAAAGAACTGCCTTGGCAACTTTCATTCGAGTTTCGATCTGTTTTTTATAACTTGCTTTGCCGTTTGAATCTCCTGGTATTTGTTTGGCGCTTAATATTAGAATGCGAGCCATTAACACATAGAAAATTCCTATAATAATCAATGGGATCATAAAGAAGACGAAAAATTTTAACATGATCATCATTCGTGGATACCACATTGGAAGATGGCCGTTGACGTCAACGGTTGGATAGAGTATGCAAATTCTTGCCGAATAGAGAGTAACGTTGTGTGATCCTTCAATGACTGTAGATGAACTTAAATCGGGTATTGCCAATAGCAGGGCAACCACCCATAAGCATCCGGCGGTGGTTACTGCTCTCACAATCAATCTCGACTTGTGTTTCGCCATCGGGTCCACAATGGCTATATAGCGGTCAGCGCTAAGAGCCGTCAAGGTAAAAACGGATACTCCTAATGAAACGGTTTGCAGATACTCGTTGATCTTACACATCACTTCGCCAAACGGCCATTCAGGTAGAATGAAAACCAAAGAATTGAATGGAACAGAAATAAGGATAAGAAGCAGATCCCCACATGAAAGGCTGACGATGTAAATATTTGGGACTACTCTCATCTTACGGTTCCGAAGCA
Proteins encoded:
- the LOC115227222 gene encoding neuropeptide CCHamide-1 receptor-like — its product is MGLINKTSLNLSSNFTYDSGEGDFYDDFDPSHREITPKQIVVPILFGFVFVIGIVGNGTLIYTVLRNRKMRVVPNIYIVSLSCGDLLLILISVPFNSLVFILPEWPFGEVMCKINEYLQTVSLGVSVFTLTALSADRYIAIVDPMAKHKSRLIVRAVTTAGCLWVVALLLAIPDLSSSTVIEGSHNVTLYSARICILYPTVDVNGHLPMWYPRMMIMLKFFVFFMIPLIIIGIFYVLMARILILSAKQIPGDSNGKASYKKQIETRMKVAKAVLSFVVLFAICWLPRHIYLFWYFYFDEEFNPFWMMFKIVSFCMAFINSCVNPFALYFLSNQFRKYYNRYLFCWCTPKPYDVLNTPGSSVMYNFQSTVNSTTTYMHSQTAC